The following are from one region of the Nicotiana tomentosiformis chromosome 7, ASM39032v3, whole genome shotgun sequence genome:
- the LOC104118993 gene encoding uncharacterized protein, with amino-acid sequence MSRLTKQLTFFLFLVISTPLVQIEARKSKFMIIPASPAPAPTPINEISFPPFSSFTPTPSPTPTPTPTSAPTPFFNDFAFPPLSSLSPTPAPVGSDQDPDVNGVPAPAVAPIGSGQDPEEGGIEAPAPLLTDTPYGLYGPHSQEIPSTVTNLDEVETQTPAEEFQGARFNTDESYNNNGYDSNNTGYSENNNNKNNNGYSENYNNNNNNGYSENYNNNNNGYSKNYNNNGYSKKINNNGYSQNYMNNNNGFSESYNSNNNNNNIFSENYNNNNNNNVFSENYNNNNNNAFSENYNNNNVFSENYNKNNNNNAFSENYNNKNNNAYSENYNQASSYNNNGNTVERQGLSDTRFLENGKYYYDIKNENPNNNNGYSENYNHVSSYNNNNNMVERQGLSDTRFLDNGNYFYSNNGEKMSMEESERQQEYPDTEDQYELP; translated from the coding sequence ATGTCTCGTTTAACTAAGCAACTAACATTCTTCTTGTTCTTGGTGATCTCAACTCCACTAGTACAAATTGAAGCAAGAAAAAGCAAGTTTATGATCATTCCTGCATCTCCTGCACCAGCTCCAACTCCAATCAATGAAATTAGTTTTCCTCCATTTTCATCCTTTACTCCAACTCCATCACCAACACCAACACCAACACCAACATCAGCACCAACACCGTTTTTTAATGATTTCGCGTTTCCTCCATTGTCATCTTTAAGTCCAACACCAGCACCAGTAGGTAGTGATCAAGATCCTGATGTGAACGGTGTACCGGCGCCTGCAGTGGCACCAATAGGGAGTGGTCAAGATCCAGAAGAAGGTGGCATTGAAGCACCAGCACCACTTTTAACTGATACTCCTTATGGACTTTATGGTCCTCATTCTCAGGAAATTCCTTCCACTGTCACAAATCTTGATGAGGTTGAAACTCAAACTCCTGCCGAGGAATTCCAAGGTGCTAGATTTAATACAGATGAGTCCTACAATAACAATGGTTATGATTCCAACAACACTGGCTACTCGgagaataacaacaacaagaacaacaatggCTACTCGgagaattacaacaacaacaacaacaatggctaCTCCgagaattacaacaacaacaacaatggctaCTCCAAGAATTACAACAACAATGGCTACTCCAAAAAAATCAACAATAATGGTTACTCCCAGAATTACATGAACAACAACAACGGCTTCTCCGAGAgttacaacagcaacaacaacaacaacaatattttctccgagaattacaacaacaataataacaataatgttTTCTCCGAgaattacaacaacaataacaacaatgctTTCTCCGAgaactacaacaacaataatgttTTCTCCGAGAATTACAacaaaaacaataacaacaatgctTTCTCTGAGAattacaacaacaaaaacaacaatgcCTACTCTGAGAACTACAATCAAGCTAGCAGCTACAATAACAATGGCAATACGGTGGAGAGGCAAGGATTAAGTGATACAAGATTCTTGGAGAATGGCAAGTACTATTATGATATCAAGAATGAGAAtcccaacaacaacaatggcTACTCCGAGAACTACAATCATGTTAGCAgttacaataacaataacaatatggTGGAAAGGCAAGGATTGAGTGACACAAGATTCTTAGATAATGGCAACTACTTTTATAGTAACAATGGTGAGAAAATGTCAATGGAAGAATCTGAAAGACAGCAGGAATATCCAGATACTGAAGATCAGTATGAACTTCCTTGA